TGGAATTTTTTTATTCCTAATAGAAATTTCGTCCAGGATTATATAATCTATTTTGTCGAGATTTACAATAAATGATCTATGCACCCTTTTGAAATTGTTGGGTAATTTAGATTCCAGGTCTTTAAGGGAATACAATGCCATGGTCTGGGTGTCAGGTAAGATAAAAGCCACATAATTATCTTCCGATTTAATGTAGAGTACTTCTGAAAGTTTAATTCTGACATTTTTATTACCGTCTCGTGCATAAAAGGTATCCTGAGCTGACGCCTGCAAAGAGCTACTCAGGCTTCCTGACACAACCCGCTGCATGGCTTTCAAAAACCGATCGTAAGAAAGTGGTTTTGTCAGATAATCAATGACCTCTTCATAGTCATAACTCGAAGCTGCAAAATCAGGGTTGGAAGTGATCATGATGACGGGTATATGGCTTTTCTTAAGCTCGAGAAAAGTCTGACCATTCATATCCGGTAGATTATAGTCCAAGAACACCAAGTCGATGTCACCACTTGTAAGGAGCATAAGACCATCCCTTGCATTCGATGAAAGGATACAATATTCCACCAGACTGGATTTTGTACAAAAATGTTTGATTAGATCACCAATCAGTGGATCGTCATCTACTATCAGGCATTTATATCTGTTCGATGTCATATAATCTCAGTTTCGATTGATAAAACTAACAATCCATTTTAATACGCCGTTCAATTCTTAATCCCATAAATCACGAGATTCACACTTGCTGAAGCCCATTTCACAAATTTCCGGGCTGAGTCGGGGTCGCATTTCCTAACTTTACCTCGTTCTAATGAAGTAAATTTATTTTGTAGGATGACCATATTTTCAATTTTGATTAATACAGAACCATGAAAATCTGCCCGTCTTCAAAAATCATCTTACTTCTTTTTAAAATTTATATATAAAACATTGATAATTAGCAACATGAAAAAGATAATTTTAAACCTACTTGCTTTCATCTTTTTATTCAATTTGGGTTTGTTTTCTTCAGTACAGGCTCAGGGATGTATAGCTGTCCGCCATATGGCTTGTGCTACCGGCGAAATGTTTGCTGGTCCTATCGGCAGTACCAATACGGTTACAGAAAAGGGGCAGGTTATTTTTACCACCGGTTATCGTTTCCTGCATTCTTATAAACATTTTGTAGGCACTGAGGAACAACCACAAAGAGTCGCTTTGGGTACCAACGTAATCAATGATTCACATTCTTTTGATTTTGGCCTGAGTTATGCATTGACCGATCGTTGGAGCCTGGCCATCAACCTGCCTTATAATAATAATTCCAGATCATCCCTATATGAACACTATGGGAACTCCCTCGAATCTAATCCTAACCAATTGAGATTTAAGACCCATTCAAGTGGTATTGGAGACTTGAGACTGACGGCTACCAGATGGATGATAGACCCATCGAAAGCGGTTAAAGGAAATCTAGCCATCGGACTGGGCATCAAAGCACCTACCGGCAACGGAGCAACTACGGATGATTTTCACAAATTGGACAAAGAGAAAAAGGATTATTTGGTCAATAAGTATGTTGACCAATCCATCCAACTTGGAGATGGAAGCTGGGGCTTTAATGTTGAGTTACAGGGCTATCAATCCATATTTAAAAACGCAAGTCTGTA
The window above is part of the Saprospiraceae bacterium genome. Proteins encoded here:
- a CDS encoding response regulator transcription factor, which produces MTSNRYKCLIVDDDPLIGDLIKHFCTKSSLVEYCILSSNARDGLMLLTSGDIDLVFLDYNLPDMNGQTFLELKKSHIPVIMITSNPDFAASSYDYEEVIDYLTKPLSYDRFLKAMQRVVSGSLSSSLQASAQDTFYARDGNKNVRIKLSEVLYIKSEDNYVAFILPDTQTMALYSLKDLESKLPNNFKRVHRSFIVNLDKIDYIILDEISIRNKKIPIGQKYRDDLESTINTL